TATGTTGTAAACACATTAGAACACATGCCGTTAGCACTAATCCTACACCTTAATGTACAAGTAATGCCTAGGATCCTCATGATAACATGAATGAGTCAGAAAAAGATCCTTTCCTGCCCAATGTGACATCCAACGGTTTGAAAGACCTGCAAATGTGCGTCAATAATATTTAGGTGCATGTTCAAATCCTCCCAACCATTAGATGCTGGATTGGACACCCAATGCGTTGAATGAGTCTCCTATGAAATTATATGGATAATGACATGGAAAGTTCAATCACCACATATTGAATCATCCAACTGAAAATGGATGTAACTTAATCATCCTCAGATATTTAGCGTTTTGGGGCAGAAATTGGTGAGTTGAGGCCTCTCAAATGGACTTTTTGTCAATTTCAATAGAACACACATAATAAATGTCATTATTGGACTTCcaatttttcatgaaaaaaaaaaaatcttcctctaaaaacaaatattttgCTTGGCTTAGCACAATGACCCACTCAATTTTCGTTACGTGGCATCTGATATAACAATTTCCAATCATATGAATAGGTGGGGTCCATCTTGAATTAGCTACACAAAATATGGTGGTGaaaattttgttcaaaaaaTCGACTAGACTCGCCCCCAGCTCAGTTGGACTCAATATCCGAAGAATGGGGGTAAATCGAAGTTGACcgattcaatttttaaaacctaAACTTCATTCAGCCACAGCCATCCACCCCAATTCTAAGATACAAATTAAGAAGGATCATCATCACTTAGGTTAAATATTAAAGATGGCATAATTGACAAAATAGTCTTACGACTATGAAACAAAGTGTGAGAAAAGATGCATCAATGAACAGAAggaactatttatttatttaagacaAATCCATGGCCGATCCATATGAAAGAGAAACTCTTACTATGAAAGCTAAAATCAAGTTTCACCATGGTCTTAGAACACAACTCTGATTTCTGCAATATAAAAGGGACTAGCCTTCATTACCCGTAATCTTCAAGTCTTCACAACAGTAACCGGGCAAGCAGCAGTGTTCACTACATGGGTGCTAACACTGCCCAATAAAACCCTGCATAAAAACAGACAAATGGGCACCAGTCAATCAGAGGAACTGTTTGATGCGTTCTTGTACAAAGGGGAAACCAAAGCCATGGGAGGAAGTGTTTTTTCAGATATTTTTCAACTCcctcaggtttttttttttttttttggctaaggcCTGACTAGTACTGCGGattcatactgaccccacaaccgcatagaTTGGGTaataccgaggttgaatgagaatcattcaactttcactgaaaacagtgacTAAACACACCGTATGagtacaaaagaaagaaagtgatACAGATTTActattggtgtatgatgtcttgtattccgtcgcaatttaatccagagagtactgatgggcaattgtgtactttccggattagggttttttcgctatatatttgtagcgagggtttctttctctgtaatgcaagcaacactgagaggtgtgaggatgagcgctataaccctattctccattgctagtgaagcaggatctcatctcactggggacgtAAGCagccttgccgaacctcgtaaaatccgtgtgcactgtttgttttgtttttccattatcttctgcatcgttttaaggttgcgtttctacatttaccagcaaaaaaaatttaatttttaatttagatATAAAGTATATTGTAAGTATATTCAAAGATCTCATCAAAATTGTCTTCCTATGATGGGTTAGGCGGATTAAAGGTTTTATATATATGAGATTGGTCTCTACCCTACAGAGGTCTCATTACTCATGCAATCAGGGTTGTGCTAGGTAGAAGTTCCAGTTCTGATCTTGAGCTTAGTTTGTTAGCGTCATCTCCATTGAATATTTGTGTTTCTTAATCTATATCTCATCTTGAGATTTAAAATCTAACTAGTTCATGATGATGCAACTAGTTTAAAATTCACATAGTGAGTAGTAATTAACTTTCAGatttactattttctttttaatttccaaatcaaaagaatttaattgcaaaataaaaatatataaataaataaataagtcatGATCAAATTTGAAGATGTCCTAGAATTAGTTAAACAATCATGTAAGCTAATAGCAAAAGTTTCTCTGTtagtattgatttgatttcacttcccACCCCTGTATTTCCTTTGCAACCAGAGGGAACCAAGGGTGTTAACAATAATCCCTACTATTATACCTCTGGATCTTTCCAAGTCCTCTGCTTCCTATGATGATGCAGCTGAGAGGAATGTTGTCAATGGCTTCACATATCTTCACACGGGCATCTCCCCAGTAGACCTTTGTGACCACCACAATCTACTCGTAACACATATCAGATCAAGAACACCAGCTTCTTTCAGCAATCTGAACTTCAATTTTCAAACAATGGAAGAATATCTCTCAAAAGGGAAAAGCAAGTTTACCTTTTTCTGTCTGGCCGCGGTGTTGAGAATATCCAAGGTCTCTGCATCAGACTTCAccccatatttcttcatgatCACAGGGTCCGAGAATTCACTTAAAGGGATCAAGGCTGTTGGAACCAATTAAAGTAAAAttaatttctgaaattttcatCGAATATAGAACAGAAAACTTCAATAGATTCAAGCTTATGTACAAGATCTGAAAATCGTAGCTTTTGTATTTCAACTATTAAGATCAAGAGGGACTCCTTaacctaaaaatagaaatagattaAATCGacttgaaatatgaaaatataaattagCTAATCAGAAAGGCTTGAACTTGGAAGGAAAGATTCTTGAAGAGAGCTCTGCGATGACTGTGTTCGAAACAGGGGATCTCACAAACCCCAGATCGTGATTCGTAAACAAATAGAAAACAATAATGAATTAACAACGAAAGAAATACCGGATTTCTGCgtaaaatctgaaaaaatatatatatatatatatcgaaagaaggaaaaggaatatAGAGAACATACGAGAACCAGTGGTCTCCCAGAGCTGCATCTCACCCCCTTCGTAATATCCTTCGGGCTGAACATTGATG
This Macadamia integrifolia cultivar HAES 741 chromosome 10, SCU_Mint_v3, whole genome shotgun sequence DNA region includes the following protein-coding sequences:
- the LOC122090943 gene encoding universal stress protein PHOS32, coding for MEGDRRVGVALDFSPCSKKALKWAVENVVRDGDHLILINVQPEGYYEGGEMQLWETTGSPLIPLSEFSDPVIMKKYGVKSDAETLDILNTAARQKKIVVVTKVYWGDARVKICEAIDNIPLSCIIIGSRGLGKIQRVLLGSVSTHVVNTAACPVTVVKT